Sequence from the Castanea sativa cultivar Marrone di Chiusa Pesio chromosome 12, ASM4071231v1 genome:
ATACCACTTTGCTATTGGggagattgtgttttgatagtTGTTTATATCATAAATAGACTGCCTAGTACTGTTTTAGACCATAAACCCCCTTTTGAGAAGCTTTATAGCAAGATACCTTCTTATCATCACTTAAAAGTGTTTGGCTGTCTTTGCTTTGCATCTACCTTAGCTCAAAATAGATCTAAGTTTGCTCCTAGGTCCATTccttgtgtttttcttggttACCCTTTTGGTGTTAAGGGTTACAAGTTGTTAAACTTGGTCACAAAGCAGATTTTCATTTCAAGAGATGTCACTTTTCATGAGACTGTTTTCCCATTTATTTCTTCTTCCATTTCACCACAGTCTTCTATTTCCCTTCCTCACATTTGTCCTAATGTGGCTACTCCACCTAATTCCATGTTTTTAGATCCTATTATTCCTTTCCTTGGTGTTTAATCTTCTGATTCTAGTCATATACAAGATTTTGGTCAGATTTTAGACTCTCCTCTTCCTGTTCTCACAGATTCTGCCATACCAGATTCTGGTATACCAGCTCCtttcctttttggttttgtaGAACCTGTTTCTTTGCCCCTTGATCAAGGGCATAATGTTGTTCCCCAtgcttttcttccttctttaagAAGATCCTCCAGACCTTCCAAACCCCCTTCATACTTGCAGGACTATAAGTGTAGTACTATCATTTCCAATGAGCTTCCACAGTTTAATCCTATTAACAGCAAGTCAGGTTCTTCCTCAAGCAATCAAGGTACCAAATATCCTCTTTCTACTATCTTGATTCCTTACATCTCTCTCCTTCATATGCAAATTTCTGTTCTCTTATTACCTCCATACCTGAACCAAGATTCTATCATGAGGCTGTTAAGGATCCTAAATGGCAAGAGGCCATGAATGTTGAGATTGAAGCCTTGGTTTCTAATCATACTTGGACTCTTACTCCTTTGCCTTCAAACAAAAAGGCAATTGGGTGTAAATGGGTTTATAGGGTGAAATACAAGGTAAATGGTTTTGTGGAAAGATATAAAGCACAATTAGTTGCTAAGGGGTTTACTTAGCAGGAGGGCTTGGATTTTATTGACACATTCTCACCAGTTGCAAAGTTAACCACTGTCAAGACTCTTCTAGCCATTTTTGCTGTGAAAGGATGGCATTTGGTCCAATTGGATGTCAACAATGCCTTCTTAATTGGAGATCTTCATGAGGAAGTGTATATGGAACTCCTTCAGGGCTTTAACAGCAAAGGGGGGAATCTTGTTTGCAAATTAAATAAGTCTTTGTATGGGCTTAAACATGCATCAAGGCAGTGGAATGCAAAGTTTTGTTTTGTCATCAAGTAACATGGTTTTAAGCAATCCAAAGCTGATTACTCATTATTTACAAAGAAGTTCAATGATTTTTTCATAGCTGTGGTGGTTTATGTTGATTATATTCTCATAGCTAGCAACAATGTTCAAGCATTTGAAGCACTTAAGATTTCCTTAGATTAGCACTTTAAAGTTTAAGATCTTGGAGGTCTAAAGTATTTTCTTGGTCTTGAGATAGCTAGATCAGATAAAAGGATTACTTTGTGTCAACGAAAGTATGCTTTAGAGATCTTGAAAGATGTAGGAATGTTAGCTTGCAAGCCTAGCAAAGTGCCAATGGAGCAGAATTTGAAGTTAAGTAAGTTTCGAGGTAAATTGCTATTTGATCTTGGAGTTTATAGAAGGTTGTGGGCAGGTTGTTGTATTTGACTATCACTAGACCAGATATAGCATATCCTATTCATAAACTAAGTAAGTTCATGTCCAAACCTAGGAAGCCTCTTCTAGATTCTGCTTATAAGGTGTTGCGGTACCTAAAGGGCTGTCTTGGTCAAGGAATTTTTCTCTCCTTCATTAGATTTTCATTTGAAGGCTTATACATATGCAGATTGGGCATCTTGCATTGATACCAGAAGGTCAACCATAGGGTATTGCATATTTTTGGGTGATTCTCTAGTCTCTTGGAAGTCCAAGAAGCAGTCCATAGTATCTAGATCTTCTGCTGAAGCAAATTAAAGCTATGGCTGTCACAGTTTGTGAAATGATTTGGTTAACGGCCTTATTGAAGGATTTGGAGATCTATCATCCACAACCTGCATTACTATTTTGTGACAATCAAGTGGCTATTTACATTGGAGAAAATCTAGTGTTTCACGAAAGAACCAAACACATAGAAGTAGATTGTTATTTAGTAAGAGATAAGTTGCAAGACAATGTAATTAGACTGTTCTTTACTCCAACTCATTCACAATTAGCAGACTTGCTTACTAAAGCTCTTAACAGTTAAGAATTGAAGCACTTATTAGGCAGGATGAATATTGTGAACATCCACAGTTCAGCTTCTCATCTTGAGGGGGAAGGTCAAAGTTTAGTTGACTATACAGATAAGAAACAGAAGGAGAGATCAGATTCAAGCAGTCCAAGCTGATTGAGTTGAAGAGTTTTTGAAGACATGCTCAGGCAGAGATGCAGAGCATTAGAACAGAGCATTGGAAGACTTATGCATAAGCTTGTTAAACAACTGTTACAACAGATACGACCTATAGTTTAGGCTTATTAGTATAATTAGAAGTTATGTATAAACACGTGCAATGTACTAATTGGCTATTGGTGTTGGATTCGTATAGTGTGGAgttatttatttcctttgtgCTAGATATGGAATATAAATTCTGATGCACATTCAGTTTTGGTTAATTAATGCAATAGAAAGTTTTTCTTCAATCCTGATATTCTCTCTAGCTTGTGATCAATTTCTCTCTTCTTAGCTCTCTGTTTTCTTATAAGGTATATCGTGATTGGTAGGCAGCTCAAAGTTAAATGCGGCTTGAACTTTCTTCGAGTTCATCTAAGGCTTTCCTCCTTTGGAAATTGTATGTAATTTCAAACCACCAATTGTAGTTTCCATTGTTCAATTGTAAGTTTATGTTGAACCTTTTAGTTTGCCTTTAATGAAAttcgacttttttttttgaaggcgaAACAATTAATCATTCATTGATATGTAAAGAATCATAATACAAGGCATCCGCCGCAGGCTATGGAGTATCTTCAATCCAATACAAATCATCAATTAAATTCCTAGCATGTTTTGCTAATGCATGAGCAACCACGTTTCCACCTCACTTTACCCAATTAATGGATAGGACCtgcatgtgtcctaaattatttattttttagagagagttttattttttaattttggagtcaaatggggaaccacatcataaatatctaTTCAAGTAAATTATTGCGTACAAAAACCAgagagtctagaattaatgaacattaaaaaaatttaaaaaatggacaatttacattttctacctaataagatttttacaagactttttaaagagttaaaaaaaaaaagaatgactatcaataagatttaaattatatatgtgagaattatactatgcatcttaatgtatacCTTTTAAGTATgtacatgcatatgcatgaggttaATCTATTAACACTTCCTTCTCccataataatgggatggaggTAAGGTTTTGGGTTCAATCGAGTGCATGTGTAGATTACCAATAAGAAAATTAAACCCAAATACGCATCCATCCACAACATAAACAAGAGAAGGAAACCACAATGACAAGAAATGATTTTCTGCATAAACCAAAAAAGATTGGATAAAGTTGACAATGCATACCTGTTTGAGGTTAGAGACGAACTCACGTTGAGACCAAAAGGGAGATAATCTCTGGCCCTAACTCCACCCCTCTTTTCTCTcccaaaattattatttttttataatcattatatttaaatgaatattttaaatttggtcCCTCAAAAATTCAATTAGTCTAAATGtgtctaaaaattatttttttttggttgaaatggTTAGTTAGGCTATAGCTTGTGATCCTCCTCTTAAAACAcattttaacataatttttttaaagaatttttttgtttatttattacatTTATGGCATTTTATGTTGCTAAAACCTTTATTAAGGGAATTTTTTTCCTTAGTCCTATAAAATTAAAGGCAAGCCAGGAAATGAGAGGCTAAGGGTCCTTTAAGCAGGattacttttttcatttttattttttttatttctgtttgttaggacatatgtgtttcacttgttagaaacatatgtcattattttatgtaattggctaatcctttgacaaaatgcactttactttttatttgggtagatctaggatgtatttaacacttcaagaaacaaggtttcaagatcaagtgttaaagccatgcaagtctgtccaagaaacaagctgaagaagtgcctatcattaaagctcgacagctagtatctatcgagcttaagaaGCTGTTTTAGCCTCGTCGCTtaacagctgctcgacagatgctatttgtcgaggtttaagaaaaacagaatttcagatttgttttgattccaatccgtggatatgtctttgggccttcttttctcataaccttagacatataaaaggattattttaagggctgtcaaatAGAACACAAGTTGCAAAAGCATTGAGAGAAGTctattcaagcaatttgtgaccagagacaaagtttgccctagttcatctctattatgaagaagctgctgtgtttgtgcaccataaggttttgtaaccgagcatcttcttgttcttcatcgtgtggatgaactgaagaactttgcagccaacatctttcataagttggtgattgaagtcgcgttttgggatccgcgcaattggttagtcacgtactgggagccgtgcatcaaaaggagagattgccactatagaacaagtccaattgggtattggggtaagggttcaactataggttggtagaaggtactggaatttctttacttgtaaccgcttgttttgataatagtggattttcagaagtggtgaccttaaaatcacccggtggggtttttgccttggaggttttgctcattcgtaaacaaatcaccgtgtcaaatttatattccgttgcactttagtttattggtgatttgtttgtgctaccacgcgtttgcatgttaaattgattaattaattaaacttgactaattaatcaaattaatcaatcacaaggggtcaatacgtttttggcctatcaagtggtatcagagcaggcacactctgattagggtttaatctttgtgtgtgatccattgacccctgttgtcatggctgTAACCGACTTGAAGAGATCTCTGTTTTCAAATAtatcttgtttttctaatctctatttgtTTGAGCATTTCAGAAAatacaagtctaaaagttatttgaattcTCTTATGATGATCATTGGAAAAGATCTCAGCGTGACTAAGAAGAAATTAGACTGTCtcagaatgaaaatgtgcaCAGGAGTTCATCTGAGAAGAGTAAAAATCAAAGGCTTAGCTTGTAAAAGCCAGATGAGAGAAAGCACCATTCCCACTGATCTATCATCTAAGCACGAAGTGTGTTTTATGATGAAGTTTGCATTTAAAGTTATGGACACGTGTTTGTGGTACCTTGACAGCGGTTGCTCAAGACACATGACTGGAGACCGATCCTTCTTCAAGGTTTTCgagtctaagaaaggtggcaatGTCACTTTTGGTGATGGGAGCAAATCACAGATTAAAGGGAAGGGAATTATCTCTCTACTTGGACTGCCAGACATTGCAAATGTTCTATATGTATAAGGTTTAAGGGTGAACTTTTTGAGTATAAGTCAGATATATGATTAAGACTTCATGGTGCTATTCTCCAAGGGAAAGTGTCTTGTCTTGGATGAGTAtggaaagaaactcataagtggtGTTCGCACTCTAGACAACTGTTATAGATTGGTTCCTGatgctgatattgtgtgcaaCAGCATTCGTTTGCCAAATGAAGATCTATGACATCAACGgatgggacatgctagttacaaacatctctctattgtatctaagcatgaatcaATTTTAGGGATACCGAAGCTTAGTAAAATGAGCAATGTGGTGTGTGGACCATGTCAGTTTGGGAAATAGACGAAAACTAAGCATCCGGGCACTCAAGCATCATCCACATCTAGACCATTGGAGCTTCTACATCTGGATCTTATGGGTCCAACTAGAACCGAGTCTCTTGGTGGTAAGAGATACATCATGGTTGTGGTAGATGACTTCACTAGGTATTTGGTCATTCTCCTACGATCCAAGTCTGATGCTCCTGAGCACATTGAAGCTTTGTGCACAAGACTGCAGAATGAAAAGAACCTGAAAATTAATCGAATTCGAAGTGACCATGGTAAAGAATTCGAGAACTCATATATAGAGTCCTTTTGTACAAGATCAAGTATATCTCAGGAATTCTCTGCTCCTATTACTCCTCAGcagaatggtgtagtagaaagaaagaataggG
This genomic interval carries:
- the LOC142620484 gene encoding uncharacterized protein LOC142620484, with the protein product MALDAKSKLGFVDGTVTTSMVITPLEKIAWSKNSSMISSWILNLVSPHITRSVIYRNTAMEVWNSLRNCFSQANGPRISQLQKLISTIMQRDATVTTFFTNLQASWDQLLTLRPLPCCSYVKTQGFNQGGKTTKGKGKPICNHCGKVGHFMEKCYKLVGFPLGYKQKGKVSMANQVILDGELGQSEAASQLGTFPFTSEQCQELLSMFSSHASSFGTYDAIHSANSTFSSIACDTFHDSVCLSLKNSVFTENPSNKTAYNEETWVLNIGATDHIIHSTSFFTKITSSISSLVHFPNGEKVLVTHIGTIQINSTLIIEDDLTCWKLIGLGKLHNNLYLLQTLENCKSILEAITVLDHIQDFGQILDSPLPVLTDSAIPDSGIPAPFLFGFVEPVSLPLDQGHNVVPHAFLPSLRRSSRPSKPPSYLQDYKCSTIISNELPQFNPINSKFYHEAVKDPKWQEAMNVEIEALVSNHTWTLTPLPSNKKAIGCKWVYRVKYKEGLDFIDTFSPVAKLTTVKTLLAIFAVKGWHLVQLDVNNAFLIGDLHEEVKYKSKSYLNSLMMIIGKDLSVTKKKLDCLRMKMCTGVHLRRVKIKGLACKSQMRESTIPTDLSSKHEVCFMMKFAFKVMDTCLWYLDSGCSRHMTGDRSFFKVFESKKGGNVTFGDGSKSQIKGKGIISLLGLPDIANGKCLVLDEYGKKLISGVRTLDNCYRLVPDADIVCNSIRLPNEDL